The Mesobacillus jeotgali genome window below encodes:
- a CDS encoding AAA family ATPase gives MFEAFYEMDNTPFARDLPTDQLYDSSMVQEILGRLKYTAERQLFAVLSGDSGTGKTTTIRKFVDKLDKGKFHILYLSDSKLTPRHFYKGLLEQLGSEAKFYRGDAKRQLHREIELMKGIRGLQPVVVVDEAHLLDREMLEEVRFLLNFKMDSQSPMALILVGQSELWDRLRLQSYAAIRQRIDIQFQLGHLDRAQVEEYVSRHLRYAGVDQPIFSDGALDEIHRFSGGAARLINKLCTHSLLYGSQNGRRIIDDHMIKQVIQGELS, from the coding sequence GTGTTTGAAGCATTCTATGAAATGGACAACACTCCTTTCGCCAGAGATCTTCCGACTGATCAATTGTATGATTCCTCCATGGTGCAAGAAATCCTTGGTAGGCTGAAGTACACAGCTGAAAGACAGCTTTTTGCCGTTCTGAGTGGGGATAGTGGTACTGGAAAGACCACAACCATCCGTAAGTTTGTGGACAAATTGGATAAAGGGAAATTCCATATCCTTTACCTGTCCGACTCTAAGTTAACGCCTCGTCATTTTTACAAAGGTCTTTTGGAACAGTTAGGCTCTGAAGCGAAGTTTTATCGAGGAGATGCAAAACGGCAGCTTCATCGTGAGATTGAATTAATGAAAGGCATACGAGGGCTACAACCTGTAGTGGTAGTGGATGAAGCTCATCTTCTGGACCGGGAAATGCTTGAAGAGGTTCGTTTCCTACTGAACTTCAAAATGGATTCGCAAAGCCCGATGGCGCTTATCCTGGTCGGTCAAAGTGAATTATGGGATCGGCTTCGACTCCAATCATACGCAGCCATACGCCAAAGAATCGATATCCAGTTTCAGCTAGGACATCTCGACCGTGCCCAGGTTGAAGAATATGTTTCTAGGCACCTTCGATATGCCGGTGTTGATCAACCAATATTCTCTGATGGAGCACTTGACGAGATTCATCGCTTCTCTGGTGGTGCCGCAAGGCTCATTAATAAGCTCTGTACACATAGTCTTCTCTATGGTTCACAAAATGGCCGAAGGATCATTGATGATCATATGATCAAGCAAGTCATCCAGGGGGAACTTTCATGA
- a CDS encoding DUF5348 domain-containing protein, with amino-acid sequence MKTRWKEMNYNEELDCWVVFWGENSGYKMRCGEWFDLHLGNGRTLSCRLELGRDWYILTGRNDVRFYLKKNETYQVDL; translated from the coding sequence ATGAAAACCCGCTGGAAAGAGATGAATTATAATGAAGAATTGGATTGTTGGGTTGTGTTTTGGGGAGAGAACTCCGGCTATAAGATGCGATGTGGTGAATGGTTTGATTTACATCTAGGAAATGGTCGGACCCTTTCCTGCCGCCTGGAGCTGGGCAGAGATTGGTATATTCTTACCGGCCGAAATGACGTTAGATTCTATCTTAAGAAAAATGAGACCTATCAAGTTGATTTGTAA
- a CDS encoding Mu transposase C-terminal domain-containing protein, whose translation MKSEEFNQWAEKLNLSREATEEIQIIRSSDPSRRVGGGTKNSSGIFPSKKMGVSIQYESSHVELPTVYMLEFDENVLEFYDQPPSLKLKKVGWRTPDYFVIEKDKAYWVECKTEEELIKLSQKQNPKYYMDKERTWHYTPGEEYSKELGLNFFVVSSKELSPRLQRNLVYLKDYLKGKEPDPVSMKEIRKKIMSCPGITLQALSDLAGNEFTIDHINSLIALGIIYVDLFDSLLIEPETVRVYLSKEQKISFINMREQAKQKKTQKITVSFGSMLMWGDKPWKIINHDHNTIFLASEQGEHNSIPRDVFETYISEGYIVGIDIKNAMDNPKVKEIIEATTEEDYEIANRRYEILKKLERGEDISDIKVTDRTIRNWKRDFNKAKELYGNGFLGLVPNNKGRGNHKRKIPVKSIELMNKVIDESYKTIKLKTAKIVHQEYKKLCKESGIRNPATYQTFCKEINRRSQYELKNNREGSRAAYEYEEFHWVIDETTPSHGDRAFEIAHIDHTQVDVRLDIGNGKTKKPWCTFLIDAFSRRILAFYLSFDAPSKKTEMMIIRECVKKYNRLPQLVVVDGGKDFQSTYFDALLMRYEVTKKVRPPAKARYGNIIERLFGVANKAFFHNLQGNTQIMKNVRQVTKSVNPENHAVWKLELLVERLEKWIDEIYDNKEHSALFDTPKNVFNQSLAKTGKRPDTYIPYNDDFILMTLPNPVIPERKVYPGKGFKLNYFYYFCEELKDPRVENKKVEVRYDPFNIGIAYAFVNKRWVKCYSSYYAFIKNKTEKELKQITEELLEKRKQYEKGNQLTDKMIAEFISETEEIEKSLWEDKISNRNKEQGSHFEEIKPSVETNGYEIEPESEIDESEDTDLLLFGRVGDE comes from the coding sequence ATGAAATCTGAGGAATTTAATCAGTGGGCTGAGAAATTGAATTTGTCAAGGGAAGCTACAGAAGAGATTCAAATAATAAGGAGTTCCGATCCTTCTAGACGTGTCGGGGGTGGAACAAAAAATTCTTCTGGTATTTTTCCAAGCAAAAAAATGGGAGTTTCCATTCAATATGAAAGCTCGCACGTCGAATTACCGACAGTTTATATGTTAGAGTTTGATGAAAATGTGCTGGAATTTTATGATCAACCACCGAGCTTAAAATTAAAAAAGGTGGGATGGAGGACTCCAGATTATTTTGTTATTGAAAAGGACAAGGCTTATTGGGTTGAATGCAAGACAGAGGAGGAGCTAATAAAGCTCTCACAGAAACAGAACCCCAAGTATTATATGGATAAAGAAAGGACATGGCATTATACGCCAGGTGAAGAATACAGCAAAGAATTAGGATTAAACTTTTTCGTGGTATCCTCCAAAGAGTTAAGTCCGAGACTACAAAGAAATTTGGTCTATTTGAAGGATTACTTAAAAGGTAAGGAGCCAGATCCAGTAAGTATGAAAGAAATCAGAAAAAAAATTATGTCATGTCCTGGAATTACATTGCAAGCTCTAAGTGATTTGGCTGGTAATGAGTTTACAATAGATCATATCAATTCGTTAATTGCATTAGGCATAATATATGTTGACCTATTTGATTCATTATTGATTGAACCTGAGACTGTTAGGGTTTATTTATCAAAAGAGCAAAAAATAAGTTTTATTAATATGAGAGAACAAGCAAAGCAAAAGAAAACTCAAAAAATTACGGTATCATTTGGGTCAATGTTAATGTGGGGAGATAAACCGTGGAAAATAATAAATCATGATCATAATACGATCTTCTTAGCCTCAGAACAAGGAGAGCATAACTCTATTCCTCGTGATGTATTTGAGACTTATATATCTGAAGGGTATATAGTTGGAATAGATATTAAAAATGCAATGGATAATCCGAAAGTTAAAGAGATAATTGAAGCTACGACTGAAGAAGATTACGAAATAGCCAACAGAAGGTATGAGATTTTGAAAAAGCTAGAACGAGGGGAAGACATAAGCGACATTAAAGTAACCGATAGAACTATTCGAAACTGGAAACGGGATTTCAACAAGGCCAAAGAACTCTATGGAAACGGATTTTTAGGGTTAGTACCCAATAACAAAGGTAGAGGGAATCATAAAAGGAAAATCCCAGTTAAATCAATTGAACTAATGAATAAAGTAATTGATGAAAGTTATAAAACAATAAAATTAAAAACAGCAAAAATTGTACATCAAGAATATAAAAAACTTTGCAAAGAGAGTGGTATTAGAAACCCTGCAACCTACCAAACTTTTTGCAAGGAAATTAACCGTAGAAGCCAGTATGAACTTAAAAATAATAGAGAGGGAAGTAGAGCAGCATATGAGTATGAAGAGTTTCATTGGGTTATTGATGAGACCACACCAAGTCATGGGGACAGAGCTTTTGAAATAGCTCATATTGACCACACGCAAGTTGATGTAAGGCTTGATATAGGAAATGGGAAAACAAAAAAGCCGTGGTGTACTTTTCTGATTGATGCATTTTCAAGAAGAATACTTGCTTTCTACTTGTCATTTGATGCACCTAGTAAAAAAACGGAAATGATGATTATCAGAGAATGTGTGAAGAAATATAATAGGTTGCCACAATTGGTAGTAGTCGATGGAGGGAAAGACTTCCAGAGCACTTATTTTGACGCTCTTTTAATGAGATATGAAGTCACTAAGAAGGTTAGGCCTCCTGCTAAAGCACGATATGGAAACATAATAGAGCGGTTGTTTGGGGTTGCAAATAAAGCCTTCTTTCATAACTTGCAGGGAAATACTCAAATAATGAAAAATGTTCGTCAAGTTACGAAATCTGTTAATCCAGAAAACCATGCGGTTTGGAAATTGGAATTATTAGTAGAGAGATTAGAAAAGTGGATTGATGAGATTTATGACAATAAGGAACATTCAGCGTTATTTGATACACCAAAGAATGTATTTAATCAGTCGCTTGCTAAGACTGGAAAACGGCCAGATACTTATATTCCTTATAATGACGATTTTATTCTTATGACACTTCCTAATCCTGTTATACCAGAAAGAAAAGTGTATCCTGGAAAAGGATTTAAGTTAAATTATTTCTATTACTTTTGCGAAGAATTAAAGGACCCAAGAGTTGAAAATAAAAAGGTCGAAGTTCGTTACGATCCTTTTAATATTGGTATTGCTTATGCTTTTGTGAATAAGCGTTGGGTGAAGTGTTACTCGAGCTATTACGCATTTATAAAGAATAAAACAGAGAAGGAGCTTAAGCAAATTACTGAGGAGTTACTTGAAAAGAGAAAACAATATGAAAAAGGCAACCAACTTACGGATAAAATGATTGCAGAATTCATCTCCGAAACCGAAGAAATCGAAAAGTCACTGTGGGAAGATAAAATAAGCAATAGGAACAAGGAACAAGGGTCTCATTTCGAGGAAATTAAGCCGTCTGTTGAAACCAATGGATATGAAATAGAACCAGAATCTGAAATTGATGAAAGTGAAGATACAGATTTGTTACTCTTTGGGAGGGTAGGGGATGAGTAA
- a CDS encoding DDE-type integrase/transposase/recombinase, producing MSDHKKSEELAVHRFQLISPLLAEGLDAGKVKELRDQIAKASGLSERTIRRYLAQFQEDGFGGLKPQGRKGARKSEAIPPHLLEQAILLRKEVPSRSVAQIIQILEWEGLAEPGQIKRSTLQEKLAEKGYSTRHMRLYSQTGVAARRFQKRHRNQLWQSDIKYGPYLPIGPNGIKKQVYLVAFIDDATRFVLHAAFYPTLDSRIIEDAFRQAIQKYGVPEAVYFDNGKQYRTKWMSRTCSKIGTRLTYTRPYSAESKGKIERFNRIIDSFISEAVIEKPNTLDRLNELFQVWLTECYQNKPHSALGEKISPETAFRSDKKAIRFIDPDTLSNAFLHCETRKVDKSGCISFMDQKYEVGLAFIGRQVEVVYDPANIEELTIEFEDHTPWKAKKLVIGERAGKRPALPEHLQVQGVESSRLLKAAERKNQERLTEQKPAVTFRAVWKEEDSRV from the coding sequence ATGAGTGATCATAAGAAATCAGAAGAATTGGCAGTGCATCGTTTTCAGCTAATATCCCCTTTATTAGCAGAGGGGCTTGACGCTGGGAAAGTAAAGGAATTAAGAGACCAGATAGCGAAGGCCAGCGGTCTTTCAGAAAGAACCATCAGGCGATATTTGGCTCAATTTCAGGAAGATGGGTTTGGGGGACTAAAGCCACAAGGAAGAAAAGGTGCTCGAAAGTCTGAGGCTATCCCTCCTCATTTATTGGAACAGGCAATCCTTCTGCGTAAGGAAGTGCCGAGCCGGAGCGTGGCTCAAATCATACAGATACTCGAATGGGAAGGGTTGGCTGAACCAGGGCAGATCAAAAGATCAACGCTCCAGGAAAAGCTCGCTGAAAAAGGTTACAGCACCCGGCATATGCGACTCTATTCCCAGACAGGAGTAGCTGCCAGAAGATTTCAGAAGCGACATCGCAACCAACTCTGGCAGTCAGATATCAAGTATGGTCCCTACTTGCCGATTGGTCCGAATGGAATAAAGAAACAAGTGTATCTTGTCGCCTTTATCGATGACGCCACCAGGTTTGTGCTTCACGCAGCTTTCTATCCTACCTTGGATTCAAGGATCATCGAGGATGCCTTCCGCCAGGCTATCCAGAAGTATGGTGTTCCAGAGGCTGTTTATTTTGATAATGGAAAGCAATATCGAACCAAATGGATGTCGCGTACCTGCTCAAAAATAGGCACCCGCCTTACTTACACACGGCCGTACTCAGCTGAATCAAAAGGGAAAATTGAACGCTTCAATAGAATCATAGATTCATTCATTAGTGAGGCTGTCATCGAAAAGCCCAATACACTTGATCGTCTGAATGAGCTTTTCCAAGTGTGGCTCACAGAGTGTTATCAGAATAAGCCTCATTCTGCACTTGGGGAGAAAATCAGCCCGGAAACGGCATTTCGTTCAGATAAAAAAGCGATTAGGTTCATCGATCCTGATACCTTGAGTAATGCATTCCTCCATTGTGAAACAAGGAAAGTCGATAAATCAGGATGCATAAGTTTCATGGATCAAAAATATGAGGTCGGCCTGGCTTTCATTGGACGACAGGTTGAGGTGGTTTATGATCCTGCGAATATCGAGGAGCTTACCATTGAGTTCGAGGATCATACTCCTTGGAAAGCCAAGAAACTTGTCATTGGGGAAAGAGCTGGGAAGCGTCCTGCATTACCTGAGCACCTGCAGGTGCAGGGTGTAGAATCTTCAAGACTATTAAAGGCAGCTGAACGAAAGAACCAGGAACGCCTAACCGAACAGAAACCTGCCGTGACCTTCCGTGCCGTTTGGAAGGAGGAAGATTCCCGTGTTTGA
- a CDS encoding IS110 family transposase: MNPVVGLDVAKGESEAQAFLDKDKPFGKSFRIKHIKEDLDTFISFLKEIERKTGVRPAVILESTGHYHTPIIQCLEESQYLYILVNPIISHQAKKTSLRKVKTDAVDAYQLCVLYYKEEFEPYKKRGLRLLNLRTLSRQYEAVSNLYIQAKLQFHTILDQVFPEYRGVFGDLFSKVSLQILKEFPTSEDVLRTGEVKILERIVGMRIKRSEGWARERVAKLIASAERNPFQQGVYQSQLFSLDMYISMLLQYQEHLSNIEAEIDVLAEEIEECKIIQSIPGIGGKIAATIISEIGEIDRFNHPKKLVAYAGIDPSVHSSGKFTATINHITKRGSSRLRHALYMAVLCGIRSSRNKKLKEYYDRKRNEGKPSKVALIACVNKLLHWIYAILKRNEQFLDMA; this comes from the coding sequence TTGAATCCAGTAGTTGGCCTGGATGTGGCCAAAGGAGAAAGTGAAGCTCAGGCATTTCTAGATAAAGACAAGCCATTTGGAAAGAGCTTCAGGATAAAACATATCAAGGAGGATTTAGATACCTTCATCTCTTTTTTGAAAGAGATAGAAAGAAAGACTGGCGTTAGACCAGCAGTAATTCTTGAATCTACAGGTCATTACCATACACCAATTATTCAATGTCTGGAGGAGAGTCAATATCTATATATCTTGGTAAACCCCATCATTTCTCATCAGGCCAAGAAAACCAGTCTTAGAAAGGTAAAGACGGATGCCGTGGATGCATATCAACTTTGTGTTTTGTATTACAAGGAAGAATTTGAGCCTTATAAGAAACGAGGACTAAGGCTACTAAATTTAAGAACACTGTCAAGGCAATACGAAGCCGTTTCGAACCTTTACATTCAGGCAAAACTTCAATTCCACACAATTCTTGACCAGGTATTTCCGGAATATAGGGGAGTCTTTGGAGATCTATTTTCAAAAGTTTCTCTACAGATTTTAAAGGAGTTTCCTACATCTGAAGATGTTCTGAGGACTGGTGAAGTAAAGATACTGGAGCGAATTGTGGGAATGCGTATAAAACGGTCTGAAGGTTGGGCCAGGGAGAGGGTAGCTAAATTAATAGCTTCGGCTGAGCGAAATCCTTTCCAACAAGGTGTGTATCAAAGTCAGTTGTTCAGTTTGGATATGTATATCTCTATGCTTCTTCAGTACCAAGAACACCTATCCAATATAGAGGCAGAGATAGATGTCCTGGCAGAAGAAATTGAAGAATGTAAGATAATCCAATCAATTCCCGGTATAGGAGGAAAGATCGCGGCAACGATCATTTCCGAAATCGGAGAAATTGACCGGTTTAATCACCCTAAAAAACTTGTGGCTTACGCTGGAATTGATCCAAGTGTCCATTCATCAGGTAAGTTTACAGCTACTATAAATCATATTACTAAACGAGGTTCAAGCCGTTTACGGCACGCTTTGTATATGGCCGTTTTATGCGGTATAAGAAGCTCCAGGAACAAGAAGCTAAAAGAGTATTATGATCGGAAACGAAATGAAGGAAAGCCTTCAAAAGTAGCACTGATAGCTTGTGTAAACAAGCTTTTACACTGGATTTATGCAATCCTAAAAAGGAATGAGCAGTTCCTAGATATGGCTTAA
- a CDS encoding TniB family NTP-binding protein: MSKDERMFDLELLNASNDEKTKFFEEYTLAHPHFMKVKNEVIKEIKEQNYNIIMVIGPSRIGKSRMILEIIDEINKEMNKEMSENQSIIPVSGMELPNPDSRKFNWKDFYKRVLLAMSEEMVEYKVNLNDLMNKKKSKSISPFDSNTSPELRQSIERVFYHRETKAFLIDEAQHFFKIGGGSDALITQFNSIKSLSNMAGTVFVMFGTYDLNTMINLDGQLTSRVKEIHFPRYDNQDKTDMNFFKGCINSFQKLIPVSIEPQLVQHTQYLYENSIGCVGILKQWLQRSLNQALRENADTVTLAHLKQNALSLKKVFRLASEAVHGEMQFLDNGELREMIRSLYRGELEEDSSDTQSSKDSSKKRKTNSKKPGIPNPVRNKVGKA, from the coding sequence ATGAGTAAAGATGAAAGAATGTTCGATTTAGAATTGTTAAATGCTTCAAATGATGAAAAAACAAAATTCTTTGAAGAGTATACCTTAGCACATCCCCATTTCATGAAAGTAAAAAATGAGGTAATAAAAGAAATAAAAGAACAAAATTATAACATTATAATGGTGATCGGGCCATCAAGAATTGGGAAGTCAAGAATGATACTTGAGATAATAGATGAGATCAATAAAGAGATGAATAAAGAAATGTCCGAAAATCAATCTATTATTCCTGTTTCTGGTATGGAGTTGCCTAATCCTGATAGTCGTAAATTTAACTGGAAGGACTTTTATAAGAGAGTTTTATTAGCAATGAGTGAAGAAATGGTTGAATATAAAGTCAACCTTAATGACTTGATGAACAAAAAGAAATCAAAAAGCATTAGTCCTTTTGACAGTAACACTTCACCAGAGTTGAGACAATCTATTGAGAGAGTTTTTTACCACCGTGAAACAAAAGCTTTTTTAATTGATGAAGCCCAGCACTTCTTCAAAATTGGAGGGGGATCAGATGCGTTAATAACACAATTTAATTCAATTAAATCCCTCTCTAATATGGCAGGAACTGTATTTGTTATGTTTGGTACTTATGATTTGAATACTATGATTAATCTTGATGGTCAACTGACAAGTCGAGTAAAGGAGATTCACTTTCCCCGCTATGATAATCAGGACAAAACTGATATGAATTTTTTTAAAGGTTGCATAAATTCGTTTCAAAAATTAATCCCAGTTTCAATTGAACCTCAGTTAGTGCAACATACACAATATCTTTATGAGAATAGCATTGGATGTGTTGGAATTTTAAAGCAGTGGTTACAACGCAGTTTAAATCAAGCATTAAGAGAAAATGCTGATACAGTGACTTTGGCTCATCTGAAACAAAATGCATTAAGTCTAAAGAAAGTTTTTCGGCTAGCTTCAGAAGCGGTTCATGGAGAAATGCAATTTTTAGATAATGGAGAACTCAGGGAAATGATTAGAAGTTTATACAGAGGTGAACTTGAAGAAGATTCAAGTGATACTCAGTCTTCCAAAGATTCATCCAAAAAGCGTAAGACAAATAGTAAAAAACCAGGTATACCAAATCCGGTTCGAAATAAAGTAGGTAAGGCATAG
- a CDS encoding TniQ family protein, translated as MIDQLIKRKINEVKPRSVFFGIEPIGLGTSYVESLSSYISRLAIYHNVPITILLNETIGPRLESTYLTDKFAKRLAPNRYYLINGISSINREFINVLEKLTGRNDIEHLTFKNWEGIFSKNIVVKHKRWCPVCLEEWRKESKPVYEPLIWLVSDIEKCEIHYSRLKEHCHNCGKKLAFIHRHSLVGHCQYCYQWLGESESSNKKEYLSKEELFLIEYYKKLLESGSKQTSFPSKSFICLVLPQIKESLKIGRVLDFAQFLDVRYHKLIDWMKNRHIPSPEALVSICQKLDCTIDELLSLSMENDILNHKCITDQGVLRKKVTKEKVYSSLLNEIKKDKPRSLGQICNELGVTSKYVYWNYPILGKKISDKYLSFKNQQDIQVHNKIKEVLEKSLKKDEPESLIKCLDDNDISYKIAKRHHPTLCQEISTRFSNYISENKRKRLEQTQSQILKVIYELNEEGIYPSVAKITQRNPGIDPNIFRQKVFNDFRKTTAIELGYELSKRR; from the coding sequence ATGATTGATCAGTTGATCAAGAGAAAAATAAATGAGGTTAAACCGAGAAGTGTTTTTTTTGGAATAGAGCCTATTGGTCTCGGCACATCATATGTAGAGAGTTTATCTAGTTATATATCCAGACTAGCAATATATCATAATGTACCTATTACAATTCTTTTAAATGAAACTATTGGACCACGTTTAGAATCTACTTATCTGACAGATAAGTTTGCTAAGAGGCTTGCACCTAATCGTTATTATCTAATTAATGGCATAAGTTCAATAAATCGAGAGTTTATAAATGTACTAGAAAAATTGACTGGGAGGAATGATATCGAACATTTAACCTTTAAAAATTGGGAAGGGATATTTTCAAAGAATATTGTTGTAAAACACAAGAGGTGGTGTCCGGTTTGTCTAGAAGAATGGAGAAAAGAATCAAAACCCGTTTATGAACCATTGATTTGGTTGGTATCAGATATAGAAAAATGCGAGATCCATTATTCAAGACTAAAGGAACATTGTCATAACTGTGGCAAAAAATTGGCTTTTATTCATAGACACTCATTAGTAGGGCACTGTCAGTATTGTTATCAATGGTTAGGAGAAAGTGAATCATCTAATAAAAAAGAATATTTATCTAAAGAAGAACTTTTTCTAATAGAGTACTATAAGAAATTATTAGAATCTGGTTCTAAACAAACTTCATTTCCAAGTAAAAGTTTCATCTGTTTGGTACTTCCGCAGATAAAAGAAAGTTTAAAAATCGGTAGGGTTTTAGATTTTGCTCAGTTTTTGGACGTACGTTATCATAAGTTAATTGATTGGATGAAGAATCGTCATATTCCAAGTCCGGAAGCACTTGTTTCCATTTGTCAAAAACTAGATTGCACGATTGACGAACTATTATCGTTATCAATGGAAAATGACATATTGAACCACAAGTGTATAACTGATCAAGGTGTACTTCGAAAAAAGGTTACAAAAGAAAAGGTTTATAGCTCTTTACTAAACGAGATAAAAAAAGATAAACCAAGGAGTCTGGGACAAATTTGCAATGAATTAGGGGTTACTTCTAAATACGTATACTGGAATTACCCAATTCTGGGTAAGAAAATAAGTGATAAGTACTTATCTTTCAAAAACCAACAAGATATACAGGTGCACAATAAAATTAAAGAAGTTTTAGAAAAAAGCTTAAAAAAAGATGAGCCAGAAAGTCTAATCAAATGTTTAGATGATAATGATATATCATATAAAATTGCAAAAAGGCATCATCCAACTTTATGTCAGGAAATATCAACTAGGTTCTCAAATTATATTAGCGAAAATAAAAGAAAACGTCTAGAACAAACTCAGTCCCAGATTTTAAAAGTCATTTATGAATTAAATGAAGAAGGAATTTACCCTAGTGTAGCAAAAATAACCCAAAGAAATCCAGGTATTGACCCAAACATATTCCGTCAAAAGGTTTTTAATGATTTTCGAAAAACCACTGCTATTGAATTAGGGTATGAATTGTCAAAAAGGCGGTAA
- a CDS encoding DUF6431 domain-containing protein, whose protein sequence is MKTLILEFLVRGAGRIPSPCCGKDMLVRGTKNRKAKDHTGQSKTYNIRRLQCTNCQTIHHELPDLLIPYKRYEAECIEDVLTNPSAHIVAADDSTLSRWHGWFHQFVDYWIGCLNSIMIRTNQGNIPQDVTSKCSGTALQRIGRLAGDANGWLTRIVRPIVNINLWIHTRSAFIVQ, encoded by the coding sequence TTGAAAACACTCATACTGGAGTTTTTAGTTAGGGGTGCGGGGAGGATTCCTTCCCCATGCTGTGGTAAAGACATGTTGGTTAGAGGTACAAAGAATCGAAAAGCCAAGGATCATACAGGTCAGAGTAAAACATATAACATCCGAAGATTGCAGTGCACCAATTGTCAGACCATCCATCATGAACTTCCAGATTTATTGATTCCTTATAAACGCTATGAGGCTGAATGTATCGAAGACGTTCTTACGAACCCGTCCGCCCATATTGTTGCTGCCGATGATTCCACTCTTTCGAGATGGCACGGCTGGTTTCATCAATTTGTGGATTATTGGATTGGCTGTTTGAATTCCATCATGATCAGGACCAACCAGGGAAATATCCCCCAGGATGTCACGTCCAAATGTTCAGGGACCGCACTTCAAAGGATAGGACGCTTGGCAGGAGATGCCAATGGATGGCTGACAAGAATTGTCCGGCCCATCGTAAATATTAATTTATGGATACATACCCGTTCCGCATTCATTGTCCAATAG
- a CDS encoding TniQ family protein has product MHENLSGTPRSILYNLKPIGIGTEFVESLTSYLTRIAFEHTTTVGHLVNKLLVPTMDKDYLLRSSDFGGNRFYEGAKTLNGYMENSYDMVYCLKKLTRRIDLQELTLLKYKNVIPLRGLFKKALFWCSCCIKEWVDNRKTIYYPLIWYLEPIKVCHIHSCYLVNTCPSCHERQDILRRQSIVGLCQHCNQSLGGGDQIKLCDQESLEWQNFVFLNISTLLTNEDKVPLPLDLKLVENLNLINDKVFNGAINQFSQKLKFARNTISGWLKGDVKPTIDNQLYICYQLTIGIEQLLFKNVDVGKIETLNNEKREVAALVKVRKQLDNIYIQKQLEEIIQGEETISMEVAAKRVGINKRTLYRNFGNLCIQISNQYKHYLEERKHQRIVELKDLLEKTFINLYQQGIYPSRRKMEFFMNKQGVLKERILQKHWQDLFIKHKVKL; this is encoded by the coding sequence ATGCATGAAAATTTATCAGGAACTCCAAGAAGTATCCTTTACAACTTAAAGCCGATTGGAATCGGGACAGAATTTGTTGAAAGCTTAACAAGTTATCTAACCAGAATCGCCTTTGAGCATACCACTACGGTTGGCCATTTGGTGAATAAGCTTTTAGTACCGACTATGGATAAGGATTATTTACTCAGAAGCAGTGATTTTGGTGGTAATCGTTTCTATGAGGGAGCCAAAACTTTAAACGGATATATGGAAAATTCCTATGACATGGTTTATTGCTTAAAGAAACTGACAAGAAGAATTGACTTACAAGAGTTAACTTTATTGAAATATAAAAATGTCATACCTTTAAGAGGACTATTTAAAAAAGCGTTGTTTTGGTGTTCATGTTGTATTAAAGAATGGGTAGATAACAGAAAGACGATATACTACCCCCTAATTTGGTATCTAGAACCTATAAAAGTATGCCACATTCACTCTTGTTATTTAGTTAATACGTGTCCATCATGCCATGAAAGACAGGATATTCTACGTAGGCAATCGATAGTGGGACTTTGCCAACATTGTAATCAAAGTTTAGGGGGAGGGGATCAAATAAAGCTATGTGATCAGGAGAGTTTAGAGTGGCAAAACTTTGTTTTCTTGAATATTAGTACATTGTTAACTAATGAGGATAAAGTGCCTTTACCATTAGATTTAAAGCTGGTTGAAAACCTCAATCTTATAAATGATAAAGTATTTAATGGAGCTATTAATCAATTTAGCCAGAAACTAAAATTTGCTCGAAACACAATTAGTGGTTGGTTAAAAGGTGACGTTAAGCCAACAATAGATAATCAACTGTATATATGTTATCAGTTAACCATCGGAATTGAGCAATTGTTATTTAAAAATGTCGATGTTGGAAAAATTGAAACTTTGAATAACGAGAAAAGAGAAGTTGCCGCTTTAGTAAAGGTCAGAAAACAGTTAGACAATATATATATTCAAAAGCAACTAGAAGAAATAATACAAGGAGAAGAAACTATTTCAATGGAAGTTGCCGCAAAAAGGGTAGGTATAAATAAAAGAACACTCTATAGAAACTTTGGTAATCTTTGTATTCAAATATCGAATCAATATAAGCATTACCTTGAGGAGCGAAAACATCAAAGAATAGTCGAACTAAAAGACCTGTTGGAGAAAACTTTTATAAATTTGTATCAACAAGGAATCTATCCAAGCAGAAGAAAAATGGAATTTTTCATGAATAAGCAAGGTGTATTGAAAGAAAGGATATTGCAAAAACATTGGCAGGATTTATTTATCAAACATAAGGTGAAATTATAA